Below is a genomic region from Methanolobus sediminis.
GCCAGCAATCCGAAAAGAAAAACAGGCTGGGATATGATAGCCGGAAGGATCGGGGAGGAATGGATACTTATCAATTCCGCTTTCCACAGGCAGATATCTCAGTGGATACTGGAAAACCGGATTATTGATAAGTTAAGGAATATTGATAATATCATTCCTGAGCAGAGATTTGGTGACAGCAGGCTGGATTATCTTTTAGAAGAAGGTAGGAAGAAGACATGGGTTGAGGTTAAAGGTTGCACACTGGCAGAGGATAATGTCGCGGTCTTTCCGGATGCTCCTACAACCCGTGGAAAACGTCATCTTGAGGAACTCATGCGTGCTGTGGATGAAGGAAATGATGCAGCTATCATCATACTGGTATTCAGATCTGATGCAAAGTGTTTTACTCCTAACCGGAAGATCGACATTGATTTTACAGAAACGATGATAAAAGCGGTAGAAAAAGGTGTTATGGTCTTCCCATTGCAATTCTGTTTTGAGAACAACAACATTTACTATCTGTCACAAATTCCGCTTTGCCTGGAGAAAACAGGACTCATCGCAGGACTGATTGAATGAGCTTTGTGGATATTTTTTTATCAATAGTGAATTCTTCTAAACTCTTATTCTATCTCAAAGCAGTTGATAACTTCATATGGGGCCCACCTTTGTTGATATTGCTCGTAGGTACGGGTGTTTTTTTCACATTCAGCCTTGGTTTCATACAAATAAAACACCTTCCTCTTGCTTTACGATATGTATTTGGTTCGCAGAGACTGGAAAATGGGGTAAAGGGTGATGTATCCAGTTTCGGAGCCCTCACCCTTGCACTGGCTGCAACCATAGGTACTGGAAACATAGTGGGTGTTGCCACAGCTATAAAAGTGGGTGGACCCGGAGCACTATTCTGGATGTGGATGGCAGCCTTTTTCGGAATGGCAACAAAATATGCAGAGTGTACTCTGGCTGTTAAATACAGGATATTCGATGAGAACGGAGAAGCTGCCGGTGGTCCCATGTACTATATCAAGAACGGCCTTGCAGACCGGTCATACAGCGGTATCCTCTCAAAAGCCTTTGCATGCTTTGGAATATTCGTAGGATGTATGGGTATCGGAACCTTCACACAGGTCAACGCCATAGTGGACTCGGTTAAGATCACATTCGGAATTCCTTCCATGCAAACCGCCATTGTGATTTCGACACTGGTATTCCTTGTGACCATAGGAGGGATAAAAAGCATCGTTAGAGTCGCACAATTTATCGTTCCCTTTATGGCGATCTCCTATGTACTCAGTTCAGTTGTTATAATAGCACTTAACATCGGATCTCTGCCCTCTGTGCTCTCTCTTGTAATTCAGTCAGCATTCAGTAGAACGGCAGCAACCGGGGGATTTCTCGGAGCTTCTATAATGATGGCAATGCAATTTGGCGTTGCCAGGGGAGTATTTTCAAATGAAGCAGGCCTTGGCAGTGCACCAATAGCGGCGGCATCAGCAAAGGTGAAAAGCCCTGCAAAACAGGGTTTAATCTCCATGACAGGTACGTTCTTTGATACAATAATCATATGCACAATGACCGGAATTGTCCTGATAATAACAGACTCATGGAAAGGTGAACTTGCCGGTGCATACATGACCAGCCAGGCTTTTTCCAGCGTGCTGAGTATCGGCAGCTATGTGGTTGGTATTGGTTT
It encodes:
- the sfsA gene encoding DNA/RNA nuclease SfsA, with translation MSQKPPSSTDYPKKVLEIPTDTEGILIERPNRFLAIVEIDDNGTKSQEKVHVHDPGRLIDILYPGNRVLLRKASNPKRKTGWDMIAGRIGEEWILINSAFHRQISQWILENRIIDKLRNIDNIIPEQRFGDSRLDYLLEEGRKKTWVEVKGCTLAEDNVAVFPDAPTTRGKRHLEELMRAVDEGNDAAIIILVFRSDAKCFTPNRKIDIDFTETMIKAVEKGVMVFPLQFCFENNNIYYLSQIPLCLEKTGLIAGLIE
- a CDS encoding alanine/glycine:cation symporter family protein, encoding MSFVDIFLSIVNSSKLLFYLKAVDNFIWGPPLLILLVGTGVFFTFSLGFIQIKHLPLALRYVFGSQRLENGVKGDVSSFGALTLALAATIGTGNIVGVATAIKVGGPGALFWMWMAAFFGMATKYAECTLAVKYRIFDENGEAAGGPMYYIKNGLADRSYSGILSKAFACFGIFVGCMGIGTFTQVNAIVDSVKITFGIPSMQTAIVISTLVFLVTIGGIKSIVRVAQFIVPFMAISYVLSSVVIIALNIGSLPSVLSLVIQSAFSRTAATGGFLGASIMMAMQFGVARGVFSNEAGLGSAPIAAASAKVKSPAKQGLISMTGTFFDTIIICTMTGIVLIITDSWKGELAGAYMTSQAFSSVLSIGSYVVGIGLMFFAFTTILGWNYYAEKCTEFLFGVKAILPFRMIYVVLVFIGAFLTLDAIWILADIFNGLMAIPNLIALAALRKIVISETREYFNSLESEK